One window of Candidatus Nanopelagicales bacterium genomic DNA carries:
- a CDS encoding alpha/beta fold hydrolase yields MTESGPMRVRKISIHGHQRAYVMTGRGPVVLLLHGIGMNHKTWLPVIPSLAKNFTVIAPDMLGHGESDKPRADYSIGGFANGVRDLLSVLDVPSVTIVGHSLGGGVAMQFAYQYPQLTDRVVLVASGGLGRSVNPVIRSLTLPGSGAVLAAVTTRVLRSLTVPTLVKLHRSGLPLTADMHGLAEVYESLGDKRSRVIFRHVLRAAVDWRGQLVTMIDRAYLAQHMPSMVIWGARDIVIPVKHAFAANELLPGSRLKVFKDSGHLPHADEPERFAECLTDFVMDTPATEHNPTFWRDAIVAGNPSARARRRKGDRTVTLPRQADSQPVESSVQAL; encoded by the coding sequence GTGACCGAATCAGGTCCAATGCGCGTTCGCAAGATCTCGATTCACGGCCACCAACGAGCGTACGTAATGACCGGCAGGGGCCCGGTCGTGCTGTTGTTGCACGGGATCGGGATGAATCACAAGACGTGGCTCCCGGTGATCCCTAGCCTCGCCAAGAACTTCACCGTGATCGCGCCGGACATGTTGGGCCACGGGGAGTCCGACAAGCCTCGCGCGGACTACAGCATCGGTGGCTTCGCCAACGGCGTGCGCGACCTGCTGTCGGTCCTCGACGTGCCCAGTGTGACCATCGTGGGTCATTCCCTGGGGGGCGGTGTGGCGATGCAGTTCGCCTACCAGTACCCCCAGCTGACCGATCGGGTCGTGCTGGTAGCGAGTGGTGGGCTCGGGCGCAGCGTCAATCCCGTTATCCGCAGCCTGACCCTCCCCGGTTCAGGCGCGGTACTGGCGGCCGTCACGACGAGAGTGCTGCGGTCGCTGACCGTTCCGACACTCGTGAAGCTCCATCGCAGCGGGTTGCCCCTCACGGCTGACATGCATGGGCTCGCTGAGGTCTACGAGAGCCTTGGGGACAAGAGGTCGCGAGTGATCTTCCGGCACGTTCTCCGAGCGGCGGTCGATTGGCGCGGACAGCTGGTCACGATGATCGATCGTGCGTACTTGGCACAACATATGCCGTCGATGGTCATCTGGGGTGCGCGCGACATCGTCATACCTGTCAAGCACGCTTTCGCGGCGAACGAGCTGCTGCCAGGGTCCCGGCTGAAGGTATTCAAGGACTCGGGGCATCTGCCGCACGCCGACGAGCCTGAGCGATTCGCGGAGTGCCTAACCGATTTCGTGATGGACACGCCCGCCACTGAGCACAACCCGACATTCTGGCGAGACGCGATAGTTGCCGGCAATCCCAGCGCTAGAGCTAGGCGCCGCAAGGGTGACAGGACGGTGACTTTACCGCGTCAGGCTGACTCGCAGCCGGTGGAAAGCAGCGTCCAGGCGCTCTGA
- a CDS encoding peptidoglycan-binding protein, translating into MTRNWIVGAAIAVLCLSAAAPGVAAPAAPAAPGAASPPSVTRPLPWPEARARPILKISSRGPWVTAVQKALRVRPVDGIFGPITGRAVKRFRGSVGLRRKAKVNARTWRKLGVRVVPPPPISGDYPTLVYGHSSAWVASLQEALGVTPQSGWFGPLTLTAVKSFQKDAGLPASGVVDQATWTALGDRVTPPTPDLTASEQAKASRSYRASIGAKAFLSSWTARLVISRESGGDCAAVSSNGTYRGKWQMDSDFWSYYGGLAIAKRPDLASCHNQDLVAYKGWVDRWWQPWPTAIP; encoded by the coding sequence TTGACCCGCAACTGGATCGTTGGCGCCGCGATCGCGGTGCTGTGCCTGTCCGCGGCGGCCCCCGGCGTGGCGGCCCCAGCAGCCCCCGCGGCCCCCGGCGCCGCCTCGCCGCCAAGCGTGACTCGGCCTCTGCCTTGGCCAGAGGCGCGGGCCAGGCCGATTCTGAAGATTTCGTCACGCGGACCCTGGGTGACAGCCGTGCAGAAGGCGTTGCGAGTGCGCCCAGTTGATGGGATCTTCGGGCCGATCACCGGAAGGGCAGTCAAGCGGTTCCGAGGATCGGTGGGACTGCGGCGCAAGGCCAAGGTGAACGCCCGGACCTGGCGCAAGCTCGGAGTCAGGGTTGTTCCGCCGCCACCGATTTCCGGCGACTACCCAACCTTGGTGTACGGCCACTCGTCCGCATGGGTAGCGTCCCTGCAAGAGGCGCTGGGCGTCACTCCTCAGTCAGGATGGTTTGGACCGCTGACTCTGACCGCTGTGAAGTCATTCCAGAAGGACGCGGGGCTACCCGCTTCCGGAGTCGTGGACCAGGCGACCTGGACCGCCCTCGGGGATCGAGTCACACCACCGACACCCGACTTGACCGCCAGCGAGCAAGCAAAGGCATCCCGCTCTTATCGGGCGTCCATCGGCGCCAAGGCGTTCCTGTCATCCTGGACGGCACGCCTGGTCATCAGCCGGGAATCCGGTGGGGACTGCGCCGCTGTCAGCAGCAACGGGACGTACCGCGGGAAGTGGCAGATGGACTCGGACTTCTGGTCGTACTACGGCGGATTGGCCATTGCCAAGCGACCTGATCTGGCGTCGTGCCACAACCAGGACCTCGTCGCGTACAAGGGCTGGGTCGACAGGTGGTGGCAACCCTGGCCCACGGCAATCCCGTGA
- a CDS encoding sodium:solute symporter family protein, protein MITNASAAADTGGALLDMHPVDYSLLIIYFVFVLGIGWVAKRSIKSSKDFFQAGRRLPAWIAGLAFISANLGAIEILGFAANGAQFGLASVHYYWIGAIPAMVFLGIVMMPFYYGTKIRSVPEYLRLRYNRPTHLFNAASFALSALLIAGVNLYSLAIVVVALLGWSLYLSIVVAALLVLTYILAGGLTGAVYNEVMQFFVIIAGLIPLTIVAIAAAGGPDQVIARLADYPDYWSQPWAGTEINGGGDPNPIGDWVGIILGQAFVLSFGYWTTNFAEVQRAMSARNLNSARRAPIIAAIPKMLLPFIIIVPGMIAAMIVPNLGDPADPDRSFTNAIPLLMGQLLPAGVLGVAVTGLIAAFMAGMAANVSSFNAVMTYDIWQAYIVKSRRDRYYLKFGRVVTVVGVFVGIGTALIASEYNNINEYLQTLFSFFQAPVFVTFILGMFWKRTSPWGGFWGLASGTAAAGSIWAFAAMNPDFYRSAFQQAMWMGIVAGAVDLVVTVSVSLRTQPLPDHALVGLVKGTQAVDQPPTGGLSWYRRPAVLGILVLIASVSMYSIFLLI, encoded by the coding sequence GTGATAACGAACGCCAGCGCGGCGGCTGACACCGGCGGCGCGCTTCTGGACATGCATCCCGTCGACTACTCCCTGCTGATCATCTACTTCGTATTCGTCCTAGGGATTGGATGGGTGGCGAAGCGCTCGATCAAGTCCAGCAAGGACTTCTTTCAGGCGGGACGTCGTCTGCCGGCCTGGATCGCGGGGCTGGCGTTCATCAGCGCGAACCTGGGCGCGATCGAGATTCTCGGCTTCGCCGCTAACGGGGCTCAATTCGGACTCGCCAGTGTGCACTACTACTGGATCGGCGCGATCCCCGCGATGGTGTTCCTGGGTATCGTGATGATGCCGTTCTACTACGGCACCAAGATCCGAAGCGTTCCTGAGTACTTGCGGCTCAGATACAACCGGCCGACGCACTTGTTCAACGCGGCGTCGTTCGCCTTGTCCGCTCTGCTGATCGCAGGCGTCAACCTGTACTCGCTGGCAATCGTAGTTGTGGCCCTCCTGGGATGGTCGCTGTACCTGTCAATCGTCGTCGCGGCTCTGCTCGTGCTCACATACATTCTGGCGGGCGGGTTGACGGGCGCCGTCTACAACGAGGTCATGCAGTTCTTCGTGATCATCGCTGGACTGATCCCGCTGACGATTGTCGCGATAGCGGCGGCGGGAGGCCCCGACCAGGTGATCGCCCGCCTGGCCGACTACCCGGACTACTGGAGCCAGCCATGGGCCGGCACCGAGATCAACGGGGGTGGCGACCCGAACCCGATAGGCGACTGGGTTGGGATCATCCTGGGCCAGGCCTTCGTACTGTCCTTCGGCTACTGGACGACGAACTTCGCCGAAGTTCAGCGGGCAATGTCCGCGCGCAACCTGAACTCCGCTCGTCGTGCGCCGATAATCGCCGCTATCCCGAAGATGCTGTTGCCGTTCATCATCATCGTCCCCGGCATGATCGCAGCGATGATCGTGCCCAACCTCGGCGATCCCGCTGACCCCGACCGCAGCTTCACGAACGCTATCCCACTGCTGATGGGCCAACTCCTGCCAGCCGGAGTTCTCGGCGTCGCGGTCACGGGTTTGATAGCAGCGTTCATGGCGGGCATGGCGGCCAACGTGTCCAGCTTCAACGCTGTGATGACGTACGACATTTGGCAGGCCTACATAGTCAAGTCCAGACGTGACCGGTACTACTTGAAGTTCGGCCGCGTCGTGACGGTAGTCGGCGTCTTCGTCGGCATCGGAACGGCGTTGATCGCGTCCGAGTACAACAACATCAACGAGTACCTGCAGACCTTGTTCTCGTTCTTCCAGGCACCCGTGTTCGTCACATTCATCCTCGGAATGTTCTGGAAGCGCACATCACCGTGGGGCGGCTTCTGGGGTCTGGCTTCGGGAACCGCGGCCGCCGGGTCTATCTGGGCGTTCGCGGCGATGAATCCCGATTTCTATCGCTCCGCGTTCCAACAGGCCATGTGGATGGGCATCGTGGCCGGAGCTGTGGACCTAGTCGTAACTGTCTCGGTATCGCTGCGCACGCAGCCTCTTCCGGATCACGCGTTGGTGGGCCTGGTCAAGGGGACTCAGGCCGTTGACCAGCCGCCGACGGGTGGCCTCAGCTGGTACCGACGACCGGCCGTGCTGGGAATCCTCGTTCTGATCGCGTCAGTGAGCATGTATTCGATCTTCCTACTGATCTAA
- a CDS encoding SRPBCC family protein, with translation MGGLGSRRDVRVGALKVSEVMVAWEPGIRFSYAMTAINLPLVDAMLADWQLADQGDGTTRVRFTIHYRIRRELRAVHPLVRKAFESTPRKGIEKLPSYVVRVSGA, from the coding sequence ATTGGCGGACTCGGCTCACGCCGCGACGTCCGCGTCGGAGCTCTGAAGGTCAGCGAAGTCATGGTGGCATGGGAGCCCGGAATCCGGTTCTCCTATGCGATGACCGCGATCAACCTGCCACTGGTTGACGCCATGCTCGCTGACTGGCAGCTGGCCGACCAAGGGGATGGGACGACTCGGGTTAGGTTCACGATCCACTACAGGATCAGACGCGAGCTGCGGGCCGTGCACCCGCTGGTTCGCAAGGCATTCGAGTCGACTCCGCGCAAGGGCATCGAGAAGCTTCCGAGCTACGTGGTTCGGGTGTCCGGAGCCTGA